A genome region from Penicillium psychrofluorescens genome assembly, chromosome: 3 includes the following:
- a CDS encoding uncharacterized protein (ID:PFLUO_004645-T1.cds;~source:funannotate), whose translation MLFSPSISLDEFAISTEHGFLPDGLPLSQLAQPYFAPWEDLASQLPHLIQTGQIRCLVDSLPILSPSRLQTEPEWRRAYVVLGFLTHAYIWGGKKPKDVLPPCISKPFLEISAHLELPACATYAALTLWNYRTSDPKSELINPDTLSLLTSFTGTRDEEWFIVISVAIEARGAKLVPLMLDAIAAANTHDAPRLAALLCRFTDGLRELNTILKRMYEHCAPAVFFHQLRPFLAGSKNMSTAGLPHGVFYDIGDGHGEWHQYSGGSNAQSSLIQTFDIFLGVNHSATGEVRPSGTGYIQEMRKYMPAPHRRFLETLSALSTVRPFIMSSHADSPAKEAYNAAVLMLSAFRDTHIQIVSRYIITPARNHASVEQARSDRVNLASPSAGARNETNPTGLYGTGGTSLIPFLKQTRDTTKAATC comes from the exons ATGTTGTTTTCTCCTAGCATCAGCCTTGATGAGTTCGCCATCTCAACAGAGCACGGTTTCCTCCCGGATGGTCTTCCTCTGTCGCAACTCGCCCAGCCCTACTTTGCTCCATGGGAAGATCTCGCCAGCCAGCTCCCTCATCTCATCCAGACCGGACAGATCCGCTGTCTCGTGGACAGTCTTCCCATTCTCTCACCATCACGGCTCCAAACGGAGCCAGAGTGGCGGCGAGCATATGTCGTCCTCGGTTTCCTCACGCACGCCTATATCTGGGGCGGCAAGAAACCGAAAGAT GTCCTACCACCATGCATCTCAAAACCCTTCCTTGAAATCTCCGCCCACCTCGAATTGCCCGCCTGTGCAACCTACGCCGCCCTAACGCTCTGGAACTACAGAACCTCAGACCCGAAGTCCGAGCTCATAAACCCAGacaccctctccctcctcacCTCCTTCACAGGAACAAGAGACGAAGAATGGTTCATCGTCATCTCAGTCGCCATCGAAGCCCGGGGCGCGAAGCTGGTCCCCCTGATGCTCGACGCCATCGCCGCGGCAAACACGCACGACGCTCCGCGGCTTGCCGCTCTGCTGTGCAGATTCACAGACGGCCTGCGCGAACTCAATACGATCCTAAAACGCATGTACGAGCACTGCGCCCCCGCAGTGTTTTTCCATCAGCTCCGTCCGTTTCTTGCCGGCAGCAAAAACATGAGTACTGCGGGCCTGCCGCATGGTGTGTTCTATGATATtggagatggccatggcgagtgGCATCAATATAGCGGGGGGAGTAATGCGCAGAGCTCCTTAATTCAGACCTTTGATATCTTTCTGGGTGTGAATCACTCTGCTACGGGAGAGGTGCGGCCCTCGGGAACGGGGTATATCCAG GAAATGCGTAAATACATGCCCGCGCCACACAGACGCTTCCTCGAAACTCTATCTGCGCTCTCCACCGTCCGGCCCTTCATCATGAGTTCACATGCAGACTCCCCCGCAAAAGAGGCATACAATGCTGCGGTGTTGATGCTGAGCGCTTTCCGGGACACGCACATCCAGATCGTGTCCAGGTATATCATTACGCCGGCCAGGAATCACGCGTCGGTGGAGCAGGCGAGAAGTGATCGGGTGAATCTCGCTTCGCCCAGTGCCGGGGCAAGGAATGAGACAAACCCGACGGGGTTGTATGGGACTGGCGGGACCAGTTTGATTCCTTTCTTGAAGCAGACGAGGGACACTACTAAAGCGGCGACATGTTAG
- a CDS encoding uncharacterized protein (ID:PFLUO_004648-T1.cds;~source:funannotate), which yields MPKTRRSKPSVEEDAAAQRPDEHPEAASEETPVEDAAESKPEKSEDGAASRARERQERFKALQSRAKSAAERNLKETAAETQRLATDPALLHSLSRKHAFASHNLLKADTEADGEDFERKRAWDWTVDESEKWDRRMEKKQRHRDNVAFQDYTQDARKVYKRQMRELAPNLEAYEKEKMAAIEKAAANGDLEIVETSDGEMIAVDRNGSFYSTADSVGFTDSKPDRAAVDRLVSDLHKAEEVRLKKRKERRGDDEADVTYINDKNKQFNQKLARFYNKYTTEIRDSFERGTMI from the exons ATGCCGAAGACACGGCGTTCGAAGCCCTCTGTAGAGGAAGATGCAGCTGCACAGCGTCCTGATGAGCACCCGGAGGCTGCCTCCGAGGAGACCCCCGTCGAAGACGCCGCAGAATCGAAGCCCGAGAAGTCAGAGGATGGCGCGGCATCCAGGGCGCGTGAACGACAGGAAAGATTTAAAGCTCTACAGTCTCGCGCG AAATCCGCAGCAGAGCGAAACCTCAAGGAGACCGCGGCGGAAACCCAGCGTCTAGCCACCGATCCAGCGTTGCTGCATTCGCTATCCCGAAAGCATGCGTTTGCTTCGCATAACCTTTTGAAAGCCGATACCGAAGCGGACGGGGAAGATTTTGAGCGCAAACGTGCCTGGGACTGGACAGTGGACGAGTCGGAAAAATGGGACAGGCGCATGGAGAAAAAACAGCGTCACCGTGACAATGTGGCATTCCAAGACTACACTCAAGATGCACGGAAGGTCTACAAGAGACAGATGAGGGAGCTAGCACCGAACCTGGAAGCTTatgaaaaggagaagatggccgctATTGAAAAGGCTGCCGCCAACGGCGATCTGGAGATCGTGGAGACAAGTGACGGAGAGATGATTGCCGTCGACAGAAACGGCAGCTTCTATTCCACCGCGGATTCGGTTGGTTTCACCGACAGCAAGCCAGACCGCGCCGCTGTGGACAGACTCGTCAGTGATCTGcacaaggccgaggaggtgcgtctgaagaagcgcaaggagcGCCGTGGCGACGATGAGGCGGACGTTACGTACATCAACGACAAGAACAAGCAGTTCAACCAGAAACTGGCTCGGTTCTACAACAAG TATACTACCGAAATTCGGGACAGTTTCGAGCGTGGGACTATGATTTAA
- a CDS encoding uncharacterized protein (ID:PFLUO_004650-T1.cds;~source:funannotate), whose amino-acid sequence MPLRRMTPLQQWLQLRRGLGSTTSVLYPPHASNPLSPVERLLALSNQHSKPTSSRTTKRPFHHTRPALRKGPKPSPRVDDAQWQQKRQRSAEFLDNNRWINWKDYDLKLAEVRYEAESLYKSATEAGMLPKSLKLKDFIDIGVKLLEASTKSTGPTKQAIRSISQDVDTVHKIGHIHSNSSKLWQAWLLRASANAEAKAAVVILAAQQARNQKVVQRTPYTDLVTTFARQDRYPPAMLLEAHFLQRLGKNQEARDLLDKEIFPYLQPTAIQPPLWEDITLGRNIQSPWTLLATITAQLQLHEMTDQILETAAIKYQDSDALVKYAAVLWQRGEQDKYEECMNKAAMAGNPDACFRLANYYYKISEHVYDPRSERTWESPATNPVERFLQKLFRPLQERIRQKIDPFIHRETYAKLATEWYEVATELNSSNRVPALMAAILHRRVHNWRAAQYFIDLQGDDPLLARKMGLMSLRDGWEDPTYEPDIKSSMLPVP is encoded by the exons ATGCCCCTCCGACGAATGACGCCTTTGCAACAATGGCTCCAACTTCGTCGAGGCCTTGGCTCAACCACCAGTGTGCTCTACCCACCGCACGCGAGCAACCCCCTCTCCCCAGTCGAGCGacttctcgctctctccaaCCAGCACAGTAAACCCACCAGCTCCCGCACGACAAAACGACCCTTTCATCACACACGTCCAGCTCTTCGGAAAGGCCCTAAACCATCACCCAGAGTGGACGATGCGCAATGGCAACAGAAGCGACAGCGATCAGCGGAATTCTTGGACAACAACCGTTGGATTAACTGGAAAGACTACGATCTCAAATTGGCAGAGGTTCGATACGAAGCAGAGTCACTCTACAAGTCCGCGACGGAGGCGGGTATGCTGCCGAAGTCTCTCAAATTGAAGGATTTCATCGATATAGGAGTCAAGTTGCTTGAGGCGTCGACCAAGTCAACTGGGCCCACCAAACAGGCGATCCGATCTATATCTCAAG ATGTTGACACCGTCCACAAAATCGGACATATCCACTCCAACTCGAGCAAGCTTTGGCAGGCATGGCTTCTTCGGGCTTCCGCAAATGCagaggccaaggccgccgtCGTTATTCTAGCGGCTCAGCAAGCCAGAAATCAAAAAGTCGTTCAACGGACCCCATACACGGACCTGGTTACCACCTTCGCCCGGCAAGACCGCTACCCGCCCGCTATGTTACTTGAAGCGCATTTTCTCCAAAGACTTGGGAAGAATCAAGAGGCTCGCGATCTGCTAGACAAGGAAATCTTTCCGTATCTGCAACCGACGGCCATCCAGCCTCCGCTTTGGGAAGATATCACGCTAGGCAGGAACATTCAGTCGCCCTGGACTCTGCTTGCCACTATCACCGCGCAATTGCAGCTCCACGAGATGACCGACCAGATCCTTGAAACGGCTGCGATCAAGTACCAGGATTCCGACGCTTTGGTCAAGTACGCGGCCGTTTTGTGGCAACGGGGCGAGCAGGACAAGTATGAAGAGTGCATGAACAAGGCTGCCATGGCCGGCAACCCAGATGCCTGTTTCCGGCTAGCCAATTACTATTACAAGATCTCGGAGCATGTCTACGATCCGCGCAGCGAGAGAACCTGGGAAAGCCCTGCCACCAATCCCGTTGAACGGTTTCTCCAAAAGTTGTTCCGGCCATTGCAGGAACGGATACGTCAGAAGATCGACCCATTCATACACCGTGAGACCTACGCCAAATTGGCTACTGAATGGTACGAGGTGGCTACGGAACTCAACAGCAGCAATCGCGTCCCGGCGTTGATGGCGGCGATCCTGCATCGACGGGTACATAACTGGCGCGCCGCGCAATACTTCATTGATCTACAAGGCGATGATCCTTTGTTGGCCAGGAAAATGGGTTTAATGTCGTTGCGTGACGGGTGGGAAGACCCGACCTATGAGCCTGATATTAAAAGCTCGATGTTGCCTGTACCATGA
- a CDS encoding uncharacterized protein (ID:PFLUO_004651-T1.cds;~source:funannotate) encodes MSLPIHAAARCCRHLSGAVRPSSLRIATSAYTARSTPSSRRWESTDAAAAAPTSPKITQIVDQISQLTLLETADLVSTLKTRLNIPDLPVGGFAMAPGAGAPGAAAAVEEEEAAPAAAEKTLFNLKLESFEATSKPKVIKEIKNMLGLSLVDSKKFVESVPKVMKESVPKEEAEKIVETLKGLGAKVTME; translated from the exons ATGTCCCTCCCTATCCACGCAGCAGCCCGCTGCTGCAGACACCTCTCTGGCGCCGTCCGTCCGTCCTCCCTGCGCATCGCGACCTCCGCATACACAGCCCGCAGCACACCCAGCAGCCGGCGATGGGAGTCGACCGacgccgctgctgccgctcCCACCAGCCCTAAGATTACGCAGATCGTCGACCAGATCAGCCAATTGACGCTGCTGGAGACCGCCGACCTGGTGTCTACCTTGAAG ACACGCCTGAACATCCCCGACCTCCCCGTGGGCGGCTTCGCCATGGCCCccggcgctggcgctccAGGCGCGGCTGCCGCagttgaggaggaggaagctGCACCCGCCGCAGCGGAGAAGACGCTGTTCAACCTGAAGCTCGAGTCGTTCGAGGCCACGTCCAAGCCCAAggtcatcaaggagatcaagaacatgcTCGGCTTGTCGCTGGTGGACAGCAAGAAATTCGTCGAGTCCGTGCCCAAAGTCATGAAGGAATCGgtgccgaaggaggaggcagagaagatTGTTGAGACGCTCAAGGGGCTGGGTGCTAAGGTTACTATGGAGTAA
- a CDS encoding uncharacterized protein (ID:PFLUO_004646-T1.cds;~source:funannotate), whose product MPSAPGNKRVRGVSVFRPFIFGTEAKPFEPEKKPANAPVDHTHQWRIFVKGVNDEDISYWLKKVQFKLHETYAQSVRTIEQPPFEVVETGWGEFEIQVKLYFVPESNEKPQTLWHSLKLHPYGPDAEGMRERREVVVSQNYEEIVFNEPVEPFYEILTGGPSGGQLPRGKGKNAKRTADIPLTESPKNPYARTTESKEVDRLGEAIKTVEQMTKEEKERLVEREKRLAELRETEGVPAITKKR is encoded by the exons ATGCCGTCTGCTCCTGGAAACAAGCGCGTCAGG GGCGTCTCAGTGTTCCGACCATTCA TCTTCGGAACCGAAGCGAAACCCTTCGAGCCGGAGAAAAAACCCGCCAACGCGCCAGTGGACCACACACACCAATGGCGCATCTTCGTCAAGGGCGTCAACGACGAGGACATCTCCTACTGGCTGAAGAAAGTACAATTTAAACTACACGAGACCTACGCGCAGAGCGTGCGCACGATCGAGCAACCGCCCTTTGAAGTCGTCGAGACAGGCTGGGGTGAATTCGAGATCCAGGTCAAGCTGTACTTCGTCCCGGAATCGAACGAGAAGCCCCAGACCCTGTGGCACAGCTTGAAACTGCACCCCTACGGACCTGATGCAGAGGGAATGCGCGAGCGCCGTGAAGTGGTCGTGAGCCAAAACTACGAGGAGATTGTTTTCAACGAGCCTGTTGAGCCTTTTTATGAGATTCTCACGGGAGGTCCTTCGGGGGGACAGCTGCCAAGGGGCAAAGGGAAGAATGCCAAGCGAACTGCGGATATTCCGTTGACTGAGAGCCCGAAGAATCCATATGCTCGGACCACGGAGAGTAAGGAGGTTGATCGATTGGGCGAGGCCATTAAGACGGTTGAGCAGAtgaccaaggaggagaaggaacgGCTTgtggagcgggagaagagATTGGCGGAGTTGCGTGAAACCGAAGGTGTTCCTGCAATTACGAAGAAGAGATGA
- a CDS encoding uncharacterized protein (ID:PFLUO_004647-T1.cds;~source:funannotate) translates to MTAKRLVVAGGSGFLGSRICKSAAARGWSVTSLSRSGEPRWDTVTDSRERPSWASSVEWARADMLKPESYKPFLNGSSAVIHTMGILLEADYKGVVQGKEPIVSGLQRAFSSSKLGSQNPLSRTEGEELRPKEKDGQLTYELMNRDSAIALAQESSNEHVPTFVYISAAAGAPILPARYITTKREAEQAIASNLPELRSIFIRPSFMYDSSRKFTLPIALGGFVASEVNALLGNRLGFLGSMAEKPLKVDVVGDAVVEALEDESTKGAVGTKQIEALATKAWRKSML, encoded by the exons ATGACAGCCAAACGATTGGTCGTTGCAGGAGGGAGTGGCTTCTTGG GGTCTCGGATCTGTAAAtcggcagcagcaagaggCTGGTCGGTAACATCATTAAG TCGATCCGGCGAACCACGATGGGATACGGTTACAGATTCGCGCGAACGTCCGAGCTGGGCTAGCTCAGTCGAGTGGGCGAGGGCCGATATGTTGAAACCCGAAAGCTATAAGCCATTTCTGAACGGCTCTTCGGCTGTCATTCATACAATGGGAATCCTTTTGGAGGCAGATTACAAGGGTGTGGTGCAAGGGAAGGAACCGATCGTGAGCGGCCTGCAGCGAGCCTTCAGCTCATCGAAGTTGGGCAGCCAAAACCCACTATCAAGGACTGAGGGCGAAGAGCTACGtccaaaagaaaaggacGGACAATTGACCTATGAATTGATGAACCGGGATTCCG CTATTGCGCTGGCCCAGGAATCATCGAACGAACATGTCCCCACCTTCGTCTACATCTCTGCCGCTGCCGGGGCACCGATACTGCCGGCCAGGTATATCACGACCAAAAGAGAAGCGGAACAAGCCATCGCTTCCAACCTTCCCGAACTTCGAAGCATCTTCATCCGTCCCAGTTTCATGTATGATTCTAGTCGCAAATTCACACTCCCAATCGCACTGGGTGGCTTTGTTGCTTCTGAGGTCAATGCCTTGCTCGGGAACAGGCTTGGATTCCTGGGTTCCATGGCCGAGAAACCTCTCAAAGTCGATGTGGTGGGTGATGCGGTGGTCGAGGCATTGGAGGATGAATCCACAAAGGGAGCAGTGGGAACAAAACAGATCGAGGCGCTAGCAACAAAGGCCTGGAGGAAGTCGATGCTTTAG
- a CDS encoding uncharacterized protein (ID:PFLUO_004649-T1.cds;~source:funannotate): protein MRGSSSWAALQRSRRQLCAHRLLPQPAIRHHHDLSTTVSEDANARPSPSELLRFSVTGAIEPRYENQPNLYLQESLRGLFDQEWYAGIPPAPLWNSLRELPLPQQKKQTFILNNTSRLSTLRSIVERYVKDRQGAQFLQSEDCRLLSHALRRCARHYPEADIMLVLRDIIAKLQRIEAPILPELYALGMRYAMLSLDASALAHFVKGFSRQGHRKLSDKMSTMVAEPGSKVFSAAYLEDPRYNSNPMLAMITGEGEAGSQNQIRLHDLMEWNVCYIQILARLGSRAPLQDAWNYLMDHGPGKVPSDQIRDLWFSCYSVVSNLIHAGRSTTALSFLEDIAQRNGNRLPFIRRFNSLRILLDDPIVGEGLPHLITEHEYVRILEREVSNMEQRMGIEWDDERQTHTAPSSTESTRPPPFGDEPLITIDGDCQGYDNQKRLFHELEASMFSKSPIPWGRAVDILNDCDERPCHFADPSVKNAPWRVRFLPQHSPIEFSDSQLPVSYDSSRPWTPSTLGLMRAHQILNGVPQTGHHCLHLLQLGTLEIQHLENSPWERTGYIVTWDRINGNFLAVNVGQSTGVIDPGPAPKSGPFGSVMPLMFEDRPYKGRLQVGWFTADLYLDMDPSPDLGF, encoded by the coding sequence ATGAGAGGGTCTTCCTCTTGGGCTGCGCTACAACGATCAAGGCGACAACTTTGCGcccatcgtcttcttccgcagccAGCCATTCGCCATCACCATGACTTGTCCACCACCGTCAGCGAGGACGCAAATGCCAGACCTTCGCCTTCCGAATTGCTTCGGTTCTCTGTAACTGGCGCAATCGAACCAAGATATGAGAATCAGCCAAACCTGTACTTACAGGAGAGTCTTCGTGGCCTGTTCGATCAAGAGTGGTATGCCGGTATTCCTCCTGCGCCTTTATGGAATTCTCTTAGAGAACTTCCACTCCCTCAGCAAAAGAAACAAACGTTCATCTTGAACAACACTTCTCGACTCTCCACGTTGAGAAGCATTGTTGAAAGATATGTGAAGGATAGGCAAGGAGCTCAATTCCTGCAGAGCGAGGACTGccgtcttctttctcatgCTCTCCGACGTTGTGCGCGACATTACCCGGAGGCCGATATCATGTTGGTATTGCGTGACATTATTGCAAAGCTTCAAAGAATTGAGGCACCTATTCTGCCTGAACTCTACGCGTTGGGGATGCGTTATGCAATGCTCTCTCTGGATGCTTCAGCCCTCGCACACTTTGTGAAGGGCTTCAGTCGCCAGGGCCATCGAAAATTAAGTGACAAAATGAGCACAATGGTAGCCGAACCCGGCTCCAAAGTCTTCTCTGCTGCCTATCTTGAAGATCCACGCTACAATTCAAATCCTATGCTTGCCATGATCAccggcgaaggagaagcgGGGTCGCAGAACCAAATCAGACTCCACGATCTCATGGAATGGAATGTCTGTTATATTCAGATACTCGCGAGACTAGGAAGTCGGGCGCCGCTACAGGACGCATGGAACTACTTAATGGACCATGGACCTGGAAAAGTCCCGAGTGATCAAATTCGCGATCTATGGTTTTCCTGCTATTCCGTCGTTTCTAATTTGATTCACGCTGGACGTTCCACAACGGCTCTGAGTTTTCTTGAGGATATAGCTCAACGCAACGGTAACAGGCTGCCTTTTATCCGCAGATTCAACTCACTGCGGATTCTGCTTGATGACCCGATTGTGGGCGAAGGGCTACCCCATCTGATCACGGAACATGAGTACGTTCGGATATTAGAGAGAGAGGTCTCCAACATGGAGCAAAGGATGGGCATTGAGTGGGATGACGAGCGTCAGACCCATACTGCCCCCAGTTCCACCGAGTCTACGAGACCGCCGCCATTTGGCGACGAACCACTCATCACGATCGACGGCGACTGCCAGGGATACGACAATCAGAAGCGTTTGTTTCATGAGCTCGAAGCGTCTATGTTTTCCAAATCCCCGATACCCTGGGGTCGGGCTGTGGATATACTAAACGATTGCGACGAGCGACCTTGCCACTTCGCCGACCCCTCTGTCAAGAATGCCCCTTGGCGGGTTCGTTTCTTACCGCAACATTCGCCAATTGAGTTCTCGGATTCCCAGCTTCCCGTCTCATACGACTCCTCTAGACCCTGGACTCCGTCTACCTTGGGGTTAATGCGCGCTCACCAGATCCTGAATGGTGTTCCTCAGACGGGACATCACTGTTTACATCTGCTGCAACTGGGGACACTGGAGATTCAGCATTTGGAAAACAGCCCGTGGGAGCGTACCGGATATATCGTGACCTGGGATCGCATAAACGGCAATTTTCTCGCTGTGAATGTCGGGCAGAGCACGGGAGTGATTGATCCCGGACCGGCACCAAAATCCGGCCCATTTGGATCGGTCATGCCTCTCATGTTCGAGGACAGGCCATACAAGGGAAGGCTTCAAGTGGGGTGGTTTACAGCTGATCTTTACCTGGACATGGATCCAAGCCCCGATCTTGGCTTTTGA
- a CDS encoding uncharacterized protein (ID:PFLUO_004652-T1.cds;~source:funannotate), whose protein sequence is MLGQPILRALRAPGSPLYASLPARANALTISAAPLTRTFPTPRLPRSSPRWVSDFPSRRVPSRIRQPAHRPSTPLFTQNFPSNRRPFFSGPRFQYQKNDQYNRFGGSGRQQTVMFRLMQDAKPHHFVIIGVVLSGLYLYNTEVVETYQMTGRRRFNCVSHQRELKMGDQSYHEVLNAERGKVLSENHPLTRMVNRVLQRLIPLAPLEGADWKVHVIKDDDMVNAFVLPGGKVFVYTGILPICEDEDGLAAVLGHEIAHVVAHHPAERMSNSFLTIGTAFLVSFLFDVSGQLPSMLLNLMYSLPNSRTQEAEADNMGLMMMSKACFNPQAAVTLNQISWSRMQKMEKGSPPQFMSTHPSSYNRMEAIQGWLLKAEAIYDDSGCSAIGRFKKRPVNMSLSLPGPSQAGLFKAGYQSHDAEDGAVIRNIEACQAISQTVQTSLGPYGRNKIVINHLQKMILTSDAATILRELDVVHPAAKLLVMASQQQDAEMGDGTNLVIVLAGELLKKAEELIRMGLKTSDIVSGYEKAQNFALKVLEDLEVDRLKELRSQTELSKALRTVVASKQSGTEDILAGLVAEAVLAVLPKNPLNFNVDNVRVVKIMGGSLEQSRVVRGMVFGREPDGIIKSARKAKVGVFSCPIDVGQTETKGTVLLKNAQEMVDYTKGEEDRLETAIKELYDSGLRVVVAGSSVGDLALHYLNKFNILTIKILSKFELRRLCRVVGATPLARLGAPMPDEMGSVDVVETTEIGGDRVTVFRQEEANAVTRTATIVLRGATQNHLDDVERAIDDGVNVVKAITKDPRLVPGAGATEIQLVDRISNFADKTPGLPQYAIRKYAEAFEVIPRTLAESAGLDATEVLSRLYTAHHRSGPTGQSSSEEEDDGSSSDEEEPYWTTGVDLEIGSSSGTLDAVEDGILDLMATKSWAIRLASESARTVLSVDQIIVARQAGGPKPPGPNANWDED, encoded by the exons ATGCTCGGCCAGCCGATCCTACGCGCACTCCGCGCCCCTGGCTCTCCTCTATACGCTTCGTTGCCTGCGCGCGCCAATGCGttgaccatctccgccgcTCCGCTCACACGCACTTTCCCAACACCACGACTCCCCCGATCTAGCCCACGATGGGTATCTGACTTCCCCTCTCGGAGAGTGCCATCCAGAATCCGACAACCAGCTCATCGCCCCTCCACGCCCCTCTTTACCCAGAACTTCCCCAGCAATCGACGACCCTTCTTCTCAGGTCCGCGATTCCAATACCAGAAGAATGACCAATACAATCGATTCGGTGGCTCGGGGCGTCAGCAGACGGTGATGTTCCGCCTCATGCAGGATGCGAAACCGCACCATTTCGTGATAATCGGTGTAGTGCTGTCGGGGCTATACCTGTACAACAccgaggtggtggag ACATATCAGATGACGGGCCGGCGACGCTTCAACTGTGTCTCCCACCAGCGGGAACTGAAAATGGGCGACCAGAGCTACCACGAAGTTCTGAATGCCGAGCGGGGGAAGGTCTTGTCTGAGAATCACCCGCTGACGCGGATGGTGAATCGCGTGTTACAGCGGCTGATTCCATTGGCGCCCCTTGAGGGTGCGGATTGGAAAGTCCATGTCATTAAAGATGATGACATGGTCAATGCATTTGTGCTGCCGGG AGGCAAGGTTTTTGTATATACAGGAATTTTGCCCATCtgcgaggatgaggatggtcTGGCTGCTGTGTTGGGCCACGAGATTGCCCATGTTGTGGCCCACCACCCGGCCGAGCGGATGAGCAATAGCTTCCTGACTATCGGAACTGCTTTCCTCGTGTCGTTTTTGTTTGACGTTTCGGGACAGCTGCCTTCCATGCTGCTGAACCTCATGTACAGCCTCCCGAACTCGCGTACGCAGGAGGCTGAAGCCGACAATATGGGACTCA TGATGATGTCCAAGGCTTGTTTTAATCCCCAAGCTGCGGTGACACT GAATCAAATCAGCTGGTCCCGAATGCagaagatggaaaaaggCTCTCCGCCGCAATTTATGTCAACTCATCCATCG AGCTACAACCGGATGGAAGCTATTCAAGGATG GCTTCTCAAGGCCGAGGCAATCTACGACGACAGTGGATGCAGTGCTATTGGGCGCTTCA AAAAACGACCTGTTAATATGTCGTTATCTCTTCCTGGGCCCTCCCAGGCCGGCCTCTTCAAGGCCGGATACCAGAG CCacgatgccgaagatggaGCCGTCATCCGCAACATCGAGGCCTGCCAAGCTATCTCGCAGACCGTCCAGACCTCCCTGGGCCCCTATGGCCGCAACAAGATCGTCATCAACCAcctgcagaagatgatcCTGACCTCCGACGCGGCCACGATCCTGCGCGAACTCGATGTCGTGCACCCCGCCGCGAAGCTCTTGGTCATGGCTagtcagcagcaggatgCCGAGATGGGTGACGGGACCAACTTGGTCATCGTCTTGGCTGGTGAGCTGTTGAAGAAGGCAGAGGAATTGATCCGCATGGGCCTGAAGACGAGTGATATTGTCTCGGGCTATGAGAAGGCTCAAAACTTCGCATTGAAGGTTCTGGAAG ATCTCGAGGTCGATCGgctgaaggagctgcggTCGCAGACGGAACTCAGCAAGGCGCTGCGGACAGTCGTGGCTAGCAAGCAATCCGGCACCGAGGATATTCTGGCTGGAttggtggccgaggcggtgCTCGCGGTGCTGCCCAAAAACCCCCTCAACTTCAACGTGGATAACGTGCGGGTCGTTAAGATCATGGGTGGCAGCTTGGAACAGTCCCGGGTGGTGAGAGGTATGGTCTTTGGACGGGAGCCAGATGGAATCATCAAGTCGGcccgcaaggccaaggtcggcGTTTTCAGCTGCCCGATCGACGTCGGCCAGACCGAGACCAAGGGCACAGTACTCTTGAAGAATGCACAGGAAATGGTGGACTACAcgaagggcgaggaagaccGTCTGGAGAccgccatcaaggagctctACGATTCCGGCCTTCGGGTTGTTGTGGCTGGTTCTTCAGTCGGCGACCTGGCCCTGCACTACCTCAACAAGTTTAACATCCTGACGATCAAGATCCTGTCCAAATTTGAGCTTCGCCGCTTGTGCCGGGTGGTGGGTGCTACCCCCCTCGCCCGTCTTGGTGCACCCATGCCCGACGAGATGGGCAGCGTGGACGTGGTCGAGACGACCGAGATTGGTGGTGACCGAGTCACCGTCTTTCGCCAAGAGGAGGCCAACGCTGTGACGCGCACAGCCACCATTGTGCTGCGCGGTGCTACCCAGAACCACCTGGACGACGTCGAGCGTGCCATTGACGACGGCGTGAATGtcgtcaaggccatcacCAAGGACCCGCGCCTGGTCCCCGGAGCCGGCGCGACCGAGATCCAGCTGGTTGACCGGATCTCCAACTTCGCCGACAAGACTCCCGGTCTGCCGCAGTACGCCATCCGCAAGTATGCCGAGGCCTTCGAAGTCATCCCGCGCACGCTTGCCGAGTCCGCCGGCCTCGACGCCACCGAGGTTCTCTCCCGCCTATACACCGCACACCACCGGTCTGGACCGACCGGCCAGTCATCCtctgaagaggaggacgatggcagcTCctcggacgaggaggagcctTACTGGACCACCGGCGTGGACCTCGAGATTGGCTCCTCTTCCGGTACTCTGGATGCGGTTGAGGATGGAATCCTGGATCTGATGGCCACCAAGAGCTGGGCGATCCGTCTGGCGAGCGAGTCTGCCCGGACTGTGCTCAGCGTGGATCAGATTATCGTTGCTCGGCAGGCGGGTGGGCCAAAACCCCCTGGCCCGAACGCCAACTGGGATGAGGATTAA